In one Drosophila pseudoobscura strain MV-25-SWS-2005 chromosome X, UCI_Dpse_MV25, whole genome shotgun sequence genomic region, the following are encoded:
- the Tim8 gene encoding mitochondrial import inner membrane translocase subunit Tim8, whose amino-acid sequence MSDFETDLTSNDKELQEFLMMEKQKAQVNAQIHEFNEICWEKCIGKPSAKLDSATETCLSNCVDRFIDTSLLITQRFAQILQKHDM is encoded by the exons ATGTCTGATTTCGAGACCGACTTGACCAGCAACGACAAAGAGCTGCAGGAGTTTCTGATGATGGAAAAACAGAAGGCGCAGGTCAATGCACAG ATACACGAGTTCAACGAGATTTGCTGGGAGAAGTGCATTGGAAAGCCCAGCGCCAAGCTGGACAGCGCCACAGAGACGTGCCTGAGCAACTGCGTGGACCGCTTCATCGACACATCGCTCCTCATCACACAGCGCTTCGCGCAGATTCTGCAGAAGCACGACATGTAA
- the LOC26533957 gene encoding uncharacterized protein: MPGMGRVSALIELVNMAERLDQSDVVSELAKSISDETEPKLTSSSDCLLADPLSGRFGEATDKLLDQVDPRRTATTFKRILKDLSKRRPSDHTGGLYDHYLRIFSHALSDQSPATSEGNSPMEWNDMNSCRCENSKPAMLAADQDQVQTKKQAMQKVVDNLSGVPELNGGLKPYCLPKSGSRQLIWNEVPLVEPGLSSEPHKMTKKARQHNENKGLKARPSPAADPIHFVIKQSSLYSLIDTYQRQMQSLRQSLHSKHDWWKEVIDKGLAPGHSPSKRYAVAAPDDPVSFPEELANQADMGSEPQIGEDLMDNMGSQMNMSPMECIMGSNVGSGDQIGGGQAGNLTLNAFRKSKLPLETFIEDPQPQEQPAQDPPIQRPSKTDSSAQDPTSLGPVLDKILQRLDTLQESKCSNVTGSEKDLADLSCCFADPADGAPCDINGSWESLVLGVRINIQTPKKSKSAEGEQKPTCYSPKLGKSRRECVKINPSQPNDKADSEKEELTQSDLMVNVSVQETVPPRAHVIVENLDDWDFSGHTLSMQGGPVSLAFRKVKSNLVGNFVGYCRTCGCVDTIFGSWTFCQPSEDCQDIMSLVDRRDLLRRLDEKQKGRDKEQFYLGSRFAQKEKERMEPESMNSQKSSPQPQSGQATEGEECDYTFW, translated from the exons ATGCCCGGAATGGGTAGGGTCAGTGCCCTGATCGAATTAGTGAATATGGCTGAGCGACTGGACCAGAGTGATGTGGTAAGCGAGCTCGCGAAGAGCATCAGCGATGAGACGGAGCCAAAACTGACCAGCAGCAGTGACTGCCTGCTAGCCGATCCATTGAGTGGCCGGTTTGGTGAAGCCACAGACAAGCTTCTCGATCAAGTGGATCCCCGGAGGACCGCCACTACTTTCAAGCGCATCCTGAAAGACTTGAGCAAGCGAAGACCGTCCGACCACACGGGGGGCCTCTATGACCACTACCTGAGAATATTCTCCCATGCGCTCAGCGATCAGTCCCCCGCCACTAGTGAAGGGAATTCCCCCATGGAGTGGAATGATATGAACTCATGTCGCTGTGAAAATTCAAAGCCAGCGATGCTGGCAGCTGATCAGGACCAAGTGCAGACCAAGAAACAGGCCATGCAGAAGGTCGTGGATAATTTATCCGGAGTTCCGGAGCTGAACGGCGGCCTCAAGCCGTACTGCTTGCCGAAGTCGGGGAGCCGTCAGCTCATCTGGAACGAGGTTCCACTGGTCGAGCCGGGACTGAGCTCAGAGCCCCATAAAATGACAAAGAAAGCGCGTCAGCACAACGAAAATAAAGGACTCAAAGCACGTCCTTCCCCCGCGGCCGATCCCATCCATTTTGTAATCAAACAGTCGTCGTTGTACAGCCTCATCGATACGTACCAAAGGCAGATGCAGAGCCTAAGGCAGAGCCTGCATTCCAAACATGATTGGTGGAAGGAAGTGATAGATAAAGGCCTGGCACCCGGGCATTCACCATCCAAGCGGTACGCGGTCGCAGCTCCCGATGACCCAGTGTCCTTCCCCGAGGAACTAGCCAATCAAGCTGACATGGGCTCCGAGCCGCAGATCGGGGAGGATTTGATGGACAATATGGGCAGTCAGATGAATATGTCACCCATGGAGTGTATTATGGGTTCGAATGTGGGTTCGG GAGACCAGATCGGCGGTGGCCAGGCAGGGAATTTAACATTAAATGCATTCCGGAAATCGAAGCTACCACTAGAGACGTTTATAGAGGATCCGCAGCCACAGGAACAGCCCGCACAGGATCCGCCGATCCAGAGACCATCGAAAACCGATTCAAGTGCACAGGATCCAACCAGCTTGGGCCCAGTGCTGGACAAGATCCTGCAGCGTTTGGACACCCTGCAGGAAAGCAAATGCAGCAACGTTACCGGCAGCGAAAAGGACCTTGCCGATTTGTCCTGTTGTTTTGCCGATCCAGCAGATG GTGCACCCTGCGACATAAATGGCTCCTGGGAGTCCCTTGTGCTGGGCGTGCGGATCAACATTCAAACTCCTAAGAAAAGCAAGAGTGCCGAGGGAGAACAGAAGCCAACCTGTTATAGCCCCAAGCTGGGTAAATCTCGGCGAGAGTGCGTGAAGATTAATCCATCCCAGCCGAATGACAAGGCCGACTCTGAGAAAGAGGAACTCACTCAGTCCGACCTGATGGTCAATGTCAGCGTGCAGGAAACGGTGCCGCCACGAGCCCATGTCATCGTCGAGAACCTGGACGACTGGGATTTTTCGGGGCACACCCTGAGCATGCAGGGGGGACCCGTCTCGCTGGCCTTCCGCAAGGTAAAGTCCAATCTGGTGGGCAACTTTGTCGGCTATTGTCGCACCTGCGGCTGCGTGGACACCATATTTGGATCGTGGACCTTCTGTCAGCCATCTGAAGACTGCCAGGACATCATGTCCTTGGTGGATAGGCGGGATCTCTTGAGGCGTCTGGACGAGAAGCAAAAGGGTCGCGACAAGGAACAGTTTTACCTGGGCAGCAGGTTCGcccagaaggagaaggagcgcaTGGAACCCGAGTCAATGAATTCTCAAAAATCCTCTCCTCAGCCACAGAGTGGCCAGGCCACAGAGGGGGAGGAATGTGATTACACTTTTTGGTAA